In Brassica oleracea var. oleracea cultivar TO1000 unplaced genomic scaffold, BOL UnpScaffold02936, whole genome shotgun sequence, one genomic interval encodes:
- the LOC106321768 gene encoding F-box protein At1g11270-like has protein sequence MDSDAGAVYKRSGSGPSVMMNQTMLRRHGWSSTSVVESLPDEIVELILTRLAVKCLLRFKCVSKKWKSTIESLRFKEAQLRQSQQSGDPDFLYVTEYNNDDDDDEVRIIPVLGSSSMIRTGKFPSIPNTKVCYGSCDGLICLFSHHTPNMVANPATRWHQSFPLSRVQQLLSNMCKTESAWDTPNPQLGFGKDKFTGTYKPVWLCNSAEFGRRLDNTTTCEVFDFSTNAWRYLVPASPYRILDGHKPVYFDGSLYWLTECAKVLSFDLHSETFQVICQAPFSHIPEPQQVVMCILDNSLCLSQRNWPTQVIWSLLLHTNNTSWKEICTIDLTKTFSLPEELPHFPLPVALPVALLEKKTKLLFGPALMQPMVIHDLHTKSYHKVLSPVGVFGYPVCHFDSLFSLSPN, from the coding sequence ATGGACTCGGATGCTGGTGCAGTGTATAAAAGAAGCGGGTCTGGACCATCTGTTATGATGAATCAGACAATGCTGAGAAGACATGGCTGGTCATCGACAAGTGTGGTGGAATCGCTACCAGACGAAATTGTGGAGCTCATCCTCACGAGACTTGCTGTGAAGTGTCTGCTGAGGTTTAAATGTGTATCAAAGAAGTGGAAATCCACAATCGAGTCCCTCCGTTTTAAAGAGGCACAGTTGAGGCAATCGCAGCAATCGGGAGATCCAGATTTTCTTTATGTGACCGAGtataataatgatgatgatgatgatgaagtgaGAATCATCCCTGTCTTGGGGTCGTCGTCAATGATTCGTACGGGCAAGTTCCCATCTATTCCCAACACCAAGGTTTGCTATGGTAGTTGTGATGGTCTTATATGCCTCTTTTCTCACCACACACCTAACATGGTGGCGAATCCGGCGACCAGATGGCACCAAAGTTTTCCTCTTTCTAGAGTCCAACAGCTTCTCTCCAACATGTGTAAAACCGAATCAGCCTGGGATACCCCAAACCCTCAACTTGGATTCGGCAAAGACAAATTCACAGGCACCTACAAGCCCGTCTGGTTATGTAATTCAGCTGAATTTGGCCGCCGCCTAGACAACACTACTACTTGTGAGGTTTTCGACTTTAGCACTAATGCTTGGAGGTACCTTGTCCCTGCTTCTCCGTATCGGATTTTGGATGGCCATAAGCCTGTGTATTTTGATGGGTCACTTTATTGGTTAACCGAGTGTGCCAAGGTCTTGTCTTTTGATCTTCACAGTGAAACTTTTCAAGTCATCTGTCAAGCtcccttttcccatatacctgAACCTCAGCAAGTCGTCATGTGCATCCTCGACAACAGCTTGTGCCTATCCCAAAGAAACTGGCCCACCCAAGTGATATGGTCCTTGTTGTTACACACCAACAATACCTCCTGGAAGGAAATCTGTACAATAGATCTCACCAAAACCTTTTCTTTGCCTGAGGAGCTTCCTCATTTTCCATTACCAGTTGCATTGCCAGTAGCGCTTCTGGAGAAGAAGACCAAGTTACTCTTTGGTCCTGCACTTATGCAACCAATGGTGATACATGATCTCCATACCAAATCTTATCATAAAGTTTTATCACCCGTGGGCGTCTTTGGCTATCCCGTTTGTCATTTCGATTCTTTATTCTCCCTTTCACCCAACTAA